The region TTGGATTCTCTTGATACGGGGACTTTCCTACAGGGGTCATATGCCAACAGCACTAATACAAGGGGGGATTCTGACGTTGACGTGGTTGTGATGCTTAAATCTAGTTTTATCCCTGACCTTAGGAAATTGACTACCGTTGAAAAATCAACTTATGAGTCAAGACACCAGGATTCAACAGAAACAGCGGCGACGTTTCGAACTAAAATCGAGCGAGCGCTTGTTGCATATTATGGCTCTGGAAGAGTTCGTTCAAAAGACAAGTGCTTATACGTTCCGAAGGAAGACGGTTATGTAGACGCCGATGTGATTCCTGCAATTCAGGTTAGAAAGTTCACTTCATATCCAATTGTGGGAGAACCAACGTTTACTGAAGGAATACGCATTGCACCACTCACTGGTGGGACGATAGTTAATTACCCAAAGGAGCACATACAAAATGGTTATTCGAAGAATAAGAGGACGAATGATGTTTACAAACCAACTGTACGTCAAATAAAAAGACTCCGTCGTTTTGCCGTCGACCAAGGAAGGATGAGGGAAGATGGAACTTCGAGTTATGTTTTGGAATGTCTTGTCTATAACGTGCCTGATGAGTTTTTCGTTTCTGATGACGGCATTCGTGTGCAGCGGATAATGAAGTGGCTTTCTAGCCATACTGCCGAAGAATTACATTCTGATTTTGTCTCCTGTGATGAGATCCATACACTCTTCGAGACCGATCCGGGAAAACATAATCAATATACGGCGGCAAATGCACTTAGTGCCATGTATGGGATGCTGTAGCCGTGCACGCCTACAGCAAAGATGAGGGAAATATGAGTGCAGCATTGGGCACCCTCGCATTTCTTTCAGTAACAATCGCAATGGGTGCTAATTGGCTTCTTTCACACCTAAACGTGAAAGAAGCTTGGTGGTTCAGTGCACCTACTGTGGCAACTACCTTTGGAATTCTTTACCTTCTCATGGACAAGGCAGCCTGGCGATGGAGGTTCGTGCGGAGACTCGGGTTGGTCGATACTCCAATTGTTGAAGGGGAGTACGTTGGAACCCTAGAGTCCACCTACCAAGGAACAGTTCTTCCAGTAAAAATTTCGATAGACCAAACCTGGAATCGAATTGCAGTTAGATTCCAGGTTAGCGAGCCAAAGACATCCACTTCATATTCGATGACAGCTGGTTTGGGAAAAGTAGGACATGACATTGCTCGCCTGACTTATACATACAGAAATCAGATAAAGCCTGGAGTGGCTGATAGTGATATGAACGATCACGACGGTACAGCAGAATTGAATATCAATTTCGAAACTGGCTCTGCCATGGGCCGTTATTTTAACTTCCGAGGCAGGCAAGGATCTCTCAATCTTGAACGATCCAAATTTTAACCATAATGTCAATTGGTTTAGGTGTATCTGTTGCCGAGGCAGACACTGCAAACAATCATCTTCAAGCACCATCAAAACAGTGGGTTCCAAATACCAAAATTCGAGGTCGTTGCAATGACCGCTTGAGATCAAGTAGAAGCCAGCCCCATAGTTCGCTGCCAATCCTGCAGAGTATTCTGACAATTACTATGAGCGAAGGGTCTGGTATATGAGTCTAAGTGAGCTGGATTTGGGTGGGGTTTGGACAAGCTTAGACAAGAGTTTCTCAGCAGTTGGTGTTGGTTCTCTGGTGAATGACAAATTCGAAGTTGTCGTTTACAGAGATCAGGTTCCATTTGGAGAAGTTCTTAATCCAACACTGCTAACGCTACCAGTGCTTCACCTCGAGAATACTTCAGTTGGAGGATCTCTGCTCGATGTGCGCAACTCAAATACAAAAACTAACTTAAATGGAATTGTTGCACTAACGCTAGAGAGTTATGAATTTGTCCGGGGGGTGCTCGTAGATTCAAGAGATGAAGCATTTAGTGATTTGTGGAGTATCACAAGTGCTGCGCTGACACCCTTGCGTCAATCTGTATGGGGGGAGAACGTCATGCAAATCTCAAGACGAGAATTTTCTGCAGGCAATATATGTATTACCATTGACCCTGCGAAGTCTGTAGCAATTTCTCGACTTGAAAGCACCACGCGATATAGCCATACGATGACATTCAAAACGAAAGAGCAATTCTCGATTGGACGATTCCTAACAGAAATCGCTCAACCAACAATAGCTCTTCTTGAGATCTGCTGGCAACGCCCGATTGGTGCTGAAGCTATGCATGTTGTATTTAAAGGCAAACCTTGCGAAATCATCGCAACTTATTTGCAAGAAAAGGGGACAGAGAGAAATCTGAATGCGATAGTTCCGCTCATATACTCCGATCAGATGGATTGGGGTTTGTGGTTTGCCTTTTGCCAAGAACACAGAAACGTCGCTCTTCTTCTCGCAGATTTGTTAGCTGGTGGTACTGGCTTTTTGCAGAATCAGATGCTCAATATCTGCGTGATTCTTGCAGATCTAGCGAAAATAGGTAAATTTATTCCTGCTTCACCAGGTTTATTGGACTCTAAATGGCACGCAGCACGACAGGCAGCCATAGCGGCAGCTGATTTGTCAGGGTTTAAAATTTTGGTCTCAAGCAAACTGCCGAGGAACCGTATTGCAGCTCTCGGAGCTGTTACAAACTTTGTGATGCAGACAGTTCAGGAGTTAGGTATTAATTTGCCGAATCCAGAGTCGGCTGGAAGGGCGATAATCGATGCTCGGAATCCAGTCGCACATACGTCTCAGTCGATCGGTGATTTTCAAGAAATGTTAATCTTGTTAAGAGGAGCCACTGCGCTGGCGACAATTGGACTCTTCCGCGCTGTGTTCGGTGACGAAACGGCGAGAGAAACTGCCACGAAACTGGACGATCAGTTGACTGAACTTGATCGCGTCGCTTCTGAGATTGATCAACGAAGATGACTTTACTTTTGTGCGAATAATCTTCTCAGGGAGCGCATTGCAGATGGGGATCCGCATTC is a window of Candidatus Planktophila sp. DNA encoding:
- a CDS encoding nucleotidyltransferase produces the protein MAISVQDLSQWTTPGSNATATKTYDSVKSALDRSTELDSLDTGTFLQGSYANSTNTRGDSDVDVVVMLKSSFIPDLRKLTTVEKSTYESRHQDSTETAATFRTKIERALVAYYGSGRVRSKDKCLYVPKEDGYVDADVIPAIQVRKFTSYPIVGEPTFTEGIRIAPLTGGTIVNYPKEHIQNGYSKNKRTNDVYKPTVRQIKRLRRFAVDQGRMREDGTSSYVLECLVYNVPDEFFVSDDGIRVQRIMKWLSSHTAEELHSDFVSCDEIHTLFETDPGKHNQYTAANALSAMYGML